From the genome of Thermaerobacter marianensis DSM 12885:
CCGTCGGCCAGGGCCGCCTCCCGGTCGGCCACCAGCACCGCCGACGCGCCGTCGGAGATCTGGCTGCTGTTGCCCGCGGTCACGATGCCGCGGCCTTCGGGCCGGAAGACCGTGGGCAGGGCCGCCATGCGCGCGGGGTCGATCCGGTCGCGGATGCCCTCGTCCCGGGTGACGGTGACGGGATTCCCCTCGGCGTCCAGTCCCTCGACCGGAACGATCTCACGGTTCTTCCCTGCACGGGCGGCGGCGCTGGCCCGGCGGTGGCTCTCGGCGGAGAAGGCGTCGGCCTCCTGCCGCGTGATGCCCCATCTCTCGGCGATGCGCTCGGCGCTCTCGCCCTGGTGGATCAGCTCGTACCGCTCCCGCAGCTCGGGGTTCAGCGTCTCGAAGCCGCCCCGGATGTCGCTGAACATGGGGACCCGGGTCATGCTCTCGACGCCGGCGGCGATCACGTAACGGGCGTCGCCGGCGGCCACCGCCTGGGCGGCGAAGTGGATCGCCTGCTGGCTGGAGCCGCACATGCGGTTGAGGCTGACCGCCGGCACCCGGACGGGAAACCCGGCCAGGAGGACGCCCAGCCGGCCGACGTTGGCGCCCTGCTCGCCGGTCTGGGTGACGCAGCCGGTGATCACGTCGTCCACCGCCGCCGGATCGAGACCCGTCCGCTCCACCAGCCCCCGCAGGGCCAGGGACAGCAGCTTGTCGGGCCGCGTGGCGCGGTGGACGCCGTCGCGCCGCCCGAAGGCGGTGCGCACGCCGCCGATCAGTACGGGTTCGCCCACGGCCACCCCTCCTCGTGGGTTATAGTCCGAGCAGGTTTTGACTCCAGACTTCGCCAAGTTTCGTCAGGGCCGGAGGAGGTCCAACCCCCTCCCCGCCGTGTGACGGCCTGCGAAAGACCGACCCCTCCGGCACCTGGCGAAATCCGCTGCCAAACGGTCGCTAGGGCGTTGTGCCGCGAGCACCGGTTCCACGAGGGCACCGTGGGTGGCGGTGATCGTCCCGTACGGGAGGTGGCATCATGTTGCGCGTCGGAATCGACCAGGCCAGCCAACATCACGACGTCTGCCTGGCGTCCGCGGGGCAGGCACCTTCCTACCTCCGGGTCCCCAACGATGCGGACGGGCTTGAGGAATTGCTCGCCGCGATCCGGCGTCGGGAACCGGACCCGGCGCAGGTGCACGTCGCCATCGAAGGCTCGGGACAGGGGCTCTTCGTGGCGGCGCTCCTCGCCACAGGCTTTCAGGTCTATCCCGTCAATCCCAAGGCGGTGGACCGCTACCGGGACCGCCTCTCGCCGGCCGGCAGCAAGGACGACCGCCGCGATGCCCTGGTCCTGGCCGAGATCCTCCGCACGGATCGCCATCGCCTTCAGCCCCTGCGCCTGGAGAGCGACACCCTGCGCCAGCTCCGGGTGGTCTACAGCCACCACCAGACCCTGGTGGAGGAACGCACCCGGCTCCTCAATCAGCTCATCGCCTGCCTGCGCACGTACTACCCGCGGGCCCTGGAGCTGTTTGCCGACCTGGGCCGGCCCGTGGCCTGGACCTTTTTGCGCACTTTTCCGACCCCCGCTCACTTCGCCCGCGCCCGCCGGTCCCGGATCGAGAAGCTGTTGCGCCAGCATCGGTACCCCGGCGTGGCCGCCAAGACTGCCGAACTGCTCGAGCTCGCGCGCAAGCCCCAGCTCCCGGCCGATCCGGCCACCGTAGCTCTTTGGGCTCGCCGCATGCTCTTTCTGGTGGATCAGCTCGAAGCCGTCGGCCGCGAGCTCGAGGCCTGTCACCAGCAGTTGGAGGCTTTGGTGCAGGCGCATCCGGACGGGGATTTGTTTCGATCCGTGAAAGGCATTGGCACGGTCCTGGCCGCCGGCGTGATCACCGTCTTCGGGGAGGACCGCCAGGCGGTCCCCAGCGTCCGCCCCGTCCAATGCCGCTCGGGAACGGCCCCGGTCACGGTCCGCAGCGGTAAGACCGTCCGGGTGCGTTTCCGCCGTGCTTGCAACAAACAAGCCCGGAATACGCTGCAGCTACTGGCGCAGCAGCTCGTCCTGCACCATGCCTGGGCCCGAGAGATTTACCAGGCCCACCGCGACCGAGGGCGTCACTACCATGAAGCCTTACGCATCGTGGCCCACCACGCCCTTCGGGTTCTGTTTGCGATGTGGCGGGATCGTCAGCCCTACGACCCCACCCGGTTCGAGGCGGCTCGTCGCCAGCGCCAGGAGCCGAAAGCCGCGTAGCACTCACTAGCACGATCCCCAGCAACCGTTGTCAAGGATCACAGCCCCGGACGGGTACTTGACCCTAGGGCGTCTTTCACGATCCCGGTCCCGGTTCGGCGCCCGACCAACCGGACGGTCGGGCTTCCGGTCCCATCCGCGGTCACGGCACGGCCGGCGGGGCCGGAACCCGCCTGCTCCCTTCGGCGCGGTCCGGCCCGGCCCCTGCCGCCGGGCCGGCGGCCCGCCAGGAGGCCGCCGGCGCCCCGTTCCTCACGTTCCCGTCGCACCGGCAAAACGCGCCCGCAGCTCGCGCTTGAGGATCTTGCCCGAGGCGTTGCGGGGCAGGTCGTCGACGAAGATGACCCGCTTGGGCACCTTGAAGGGAGCCAGGTGTTGGCGGGCGTGGGCGATCAGCTCCTCCTCGGTGGCCCGGGCCCCCGCCTTGAGCACTACCACCGCCGTCACCGCCTCGATCCACTTGGGGTCGGGCAGGGCGATCACCGCCACCTCCCACGGCGGGGTGGGTGTAGAGGGCCTCCTCCACCTCCCGGCTGGCCACCAGGACGCCGCCGGTGTTGATCACGTCCTTGATGCGGTCCACCACGTAGAGGTAGCCCTCTTCGTCCATGTAGCCCAGGTCCCCCGAGTGGAACCAGCCGCCGCGGAAGGCCTCCTCCGTCTCCTCGGGCTTGTCCCAGTAGCCCACCCAGCTGGGGCGAGCGGTGGACGATCTCCCCCAGCTGGCCGGGGGGCACGTCCCGCATCTCGGGGTTGACCACCCGCGTCTCCACGTGCAGCACCGGGCGGCCCGCCGACGCCGGCCGGGCGTCGTGCTCCTCCGGGCGCAGTACGGTGGCCAGGGGCGCGATCTCGCTCTGGCCGTAGCAGTTGTACACCTCCACCCCCGGTAACCGCCGGCGCAGCTCCTGCAGCACCGGCACCGGCATGATGGAGGCCCCGTAGTACAGCTTCTTGAGGCTGGAGAGGTCGTGGCGGTCGAAGTCCGGGTGGCGGAGGAAGTTGATCCACACCGTGGGCGGGGCGAACATGGACGTGATCCGCTCCCGGGCGATCAGGGGCAGGCAGACCTCCGGCACCGGCGCGGAGAGGATCCAGCCCGTCGCCCCCACCAGCAGCTGGGGCATGAGGAACACGTGCATCTGGGCCGAGTGGTACAGGGGCAGGGCGTGCAGGCAGCGGTCGTGGCGCTGGATGTCCAGCTCCACGATGCAGCTCAGGTACTCCGCCATCAGGGCGCGGTGGGTCATCATGGCCCCCTTGGGGGCGGCGGTGGTGCCCGAGGTGTAGAGCAACTGGACCACCTGGTCCTCGCGGACGCCGTCGAAGGCGCCGCCGTCCGTTTCGTCCCCTACGGCGGCCGTGGCGGTTCCGCTCCCCGCACTGGGGGTCCGCACCGCGTCCAGCAGCGACTCCATGGTCCCGTAGATCTCGGCCACCGCCTGGTCCCGCACCTCGGCCACGGCCGGCTCCAGCTGGGCGTCGAAGAACAGGGCGCGGCTGCCCGACTGGTTCACGATGTAGAGGAGCTCCCGCCCCGTCAGCATGAAGTTGATCGGCACGTGGACGAACCCGGCGCGAGCGCAGGCCAGGAACAGCAGCACGTAGGTGTCCGAGTTGCGGCCCAGCGCCGCCACCCGGTCGCCGGGCTCGAGGCCCCGGCCCTTGAGCCACCGGGCGAGGCGGGTCGCGGCGGCGTCCAGCTCGGCATAGGTCCAGCGCCGGTCGCCGAAGTGCAGGGCGATGCGGTCCCGGTGCTTGCGGGCGGCACGGCGCAGGGCGTCGCCGATGGTGTTGCGCAGCGCCCGGTCCATGGCGCGGCGGAGGGATTCGTCGCCCGCGGGGGAAGCCGCACCGGCCGCCCCGCCGCCGGATCCTGGGGGCGGGCTGGAACGGGCCGGTTCGTCCGCAGCCAGGCGCATGACAAGGGTCCTCCTTCCTGGCGGCCGTTCGTGGCCAGTCTTCGCGGCGCGTCGCCGTGGGGGGCCCGCGTGGGCATCCCGCCGTCGCGGAGCGCTGGCCCGGGGGCCGGTCCGTCCGGATGGGAAGAACGGGCGCCCGGGCGGCGGTGGCGGGTGGATCAGCCACCTGCCACCAGGTGGTCCCGGAACCGCTCCCGCAGGGCCGCCTTGAGAAACTTGCCCGTGGACGTGCGGGGGATCTCGGGCACGAAGACCACGTCGTCGGGCAGCCACCACTTGGCGAACTTGGGCCGCAGGAACTCGATGAGCTCCTCCTTGGTGGCCGTGTGGCCCTCCTTCAGCACGACCACCGCCAGGGGGCGTTCCTGCCACTTGGGGTGGTGGACCGCGATGACGGCGGCCTCGGCCACGGCAGGGTGGGCCATGAGCTCGTTCTCCAAGGCGACGGAGCTGATCCACTCGCCGCCGGATTTGACCAGGTCCTTATCCCGGTCCTTGATCTCCACGAAGCCCCGGGGGTCGATGGTGACGATGTCGCCGGTTCGCAGCCAGCCGTCGTCCGTCCAGCGGTCGGCGGCCTCGGGGGCGTTGTAGTAGGCGGCGGCGATCCAGGGACCGCGGATCTCCAGCTCGCCCATGGTCTGGCCGTCCCACGGCACGATGCCCTGCTCGTTGCGGGCCCGGATCTCCACCAGGGGTAGCGGCCGCCCCTGCTTGGCCCGCACCTCGTACTGGACATCCGCCGGGGCACCGGCCAGGTCGGCAGGAAGACGGGAGATGGTGCCCACGGGGGACGTCTCCGTCATGCCCCAGCCGTGGACCACCCGCAGTCCGTGGCGCTCCTGGAAGCCGCGGATCATGCCCTTGGGGGCGGCCGAGCCGCCGATCAGCATGGCCCGCAGGCTGGAGAGATCCCAGCGGCCTGGGTTCTTGTCCAGTTCCTGTAGGATGCCCAGCCAGATGGTGGGCACGCCGGCCGTCACGGTGACGCGCTCCTGGGCGAAGTCCTCCAGCAGGCTGACGGGGTCCAGGTGCGGGCCGGGGAAGACCTGCTTGGCCCCCACCATGGTGGCGGTGAAGGGCATCCCCCAGGCGTTGGCGTGGAACATGGGGACCACGGGCAGGCAGCAGTCGGCCTCGCCGATGCCCACGCCGTCGGGCAGGGCGGTGCCCAGGGAGTGGAGGACCAGGGCGCGGTGGGAGTAGAGCACGCCCTTGGGCCGGCCCGTGGTGCCCGAGGTGTAGCACATGGCCGCGGCTTCCCGTTCGTCCAGGTCGGGCTCCCGGTAGCGGGACGGATCGGCGGCGGCGAGCAGCTCCTCGTAGTCGAGGAGGGTGCCGCCGTCGGGGCCGGCGGCGGCCGGCACGCTGCCGCCCACGACGATCACGTGCTCCAGCTGCACGTGGTCCTTGAACTGCTGGTAGAGCGGCAGCAAGGTGCGGTCGACGATCAGCACCTTGTCCCCGGCGTGCTGGACGATGTAGGCCAGCTCCGACGGGTGGAGCCGCAGGTTGAGGGTGTGCAGCACGGCGCCGGCGGCGGGGATGCCGAAGTAGGCCTCCAGGTGCTGGTACTGGTTCCACATCAGGGTGGCGACCCGGTCGCCGCGCCCGACGCCCAGCTCCTGCAACGCCACCGCCAGGCGGCGGGCCCGCTGGGTGAAGTCCCGGTAGGTGTAGCGGTGGAAGGACTTGTCGGGCAGGCGGGTGACGATCTCCCGGTGGCCGAAGAGGGCCTCCGCCCGCCGGAAGATGGTGAGCAGCGTCAGGGGGAAGTCCATCATGAGTCCCTGCAGCACGATGGGTCCTCCTCTCGCGGGGGGCGGCCCCGGATCCCCAGCGCCGGGGCCGGCCCCGGGGTGTGGCTCATCGGCGTCGCGGAACGTCCTGCAGGCTGGTTCCCTCGCCGGTCCGGCCGGGTCACCTCCTCTCGCCGAAGGCATGGGGCCGGGGCCGTCAGCCGGCGGCGGCCGGCCGGCGCCGGCCCGGACCCGGGCCCCGTGCGGACGGCCGCGAGGGGCAGGTCCCGCTGGCGGGCCCAGGCCTCCCACTCGGCGGCCGGGCGCCGGCGGAAGACCGCCGCCAAGCGCTCTTCCACGCCGGGCGGCAGGCCGGGGCCGGGCGGGCCGAGTTCATCGAGAAGACGCCGGGCGAAGTGCGGTTCCAGGGCGGCCACCGCCACCCAGCCGTCCCGGGCGGGATAGCAACGGTACAGGGGCAGGCCGCCGCCCAGCAGCCCGCCGGGGGCCGTCAGGCCGTGCCGGAGGGGGGCGGCCAGGGCGTGGGCGGCCTCGGCCAGGCTGACCTCGACGTAGCGCGGGGAGGGGGTGGCGCCGCCGTCGGCTCCGTCGCCTTGGGGCCGGGTCGGGACCCGCTCCTGCTCCCAGCGCCGTTCCCGGTCCGCGTCCCGCTCCCGTTCCCGGGCCAGCAGCAGCGCCAGGGCGGCCGCCACGGCTCGCTCGGCCCCCCCAGGTCGGCCAGCAGGGTGCGGGGCAGGGCGGGCGGGTCCAGCAGGCCGGTCTCCGCCAGGTAGGTGAGGTCGTGGCCGGGTTCTTCCTGGCGGGGCGCCGGGTAGCCCACGATGGCCACGTGAACGAGGTGGGGAAACCGGCGGGCCAGAGCGGCGGGTCCCAGCCCCAGCCGCGCCAGGGCCGACGGCCGCTGGGCGGTGAGGAGCAGGTCGGCATGGGCCAACCGCTCATCCAGGGCGGCCCGCCCGGCCGGGGTCTTGAGGTCCAGGCGCACGACCTCCTGGCCGGCGGTCAGTTCCTCGTACCACGCGGGGGCGGCGGCGGCCAGCGGGTCGCCGCCGGGGGGTTCGACCTTGCAAACCGTGGCACCCAGCGCCTGCAGCCGGGCAGCGGCCACGGGCCCGGGGACGTTGACGGCCAGGTTGACCACCCGGTATCCCCGCAGGGGGGCCAGGGGTGGGGGCGGCGCGGGGGAGGGGCGAGCGTCGACGGGTACGGCCGGCACCCCCGATTTCGTCGCCTAGAATGGTGGTGGACACGGAATTCGCCGCCCGCCGCCCCCGTCCTGCCGAGATGCCTGCGAAATCACCCCTCGAATCCGCTGCGGTCCGGCCGGCCCGTTCACGGGATCCGCCCGGTGCCCTTGGGACCTTACGCCTCCGCCAGGGCCCGGTAGAGCAAGGGCAGCGAGACGTCGTAACGGTGGGCGGTGCCGAAATGCCCGCCGTCGAACTCCTCGTAGACGTGGGGGATGCCGAGTTGCTGGAGCAGCCGGTGGAGCTGGCGCGCTCCCCAGAGCAGGTTGAACTCGTCCTGCCGGCCGCAGTCCACGTACAGCAACCGCAGGCTCTGCAACGCACCGGCCACCCGGGGTGCCAGGCGAACGGGATCGAGGGCCAGCCAGCGCTCCCAGACCTCGGGGCGGAGGGCGCCGGTCTCCAGGTCCACCGGCAGGGCGATGCCGTAGGGCGCCTCGGGGTCCGGCGAGTAGCAGGCGGCCATGGCCAGCACGTTCAGCGAGGCGTGCCACGGCCCGCCCGGCCCCTGGCCGCGGGCCCGCATCTGCCGGTACGCCTCCAGGTACGCGTCCAGGCCGCCCAGCTGGTCCAGGTGCCGCAGGAACTTGGGGAAGTCGGGAAGGTAGCAGTATTCGAAGGCCATGTCGCCGGAGTGGCAGGCGCACGCCCGGAAGAGCTCGGGGTGCCGGGCCGCCTGGATGAAGGCCCCGTACCCGCCCGACGACTTGCCCACCACCCCGTGGGCCCGCACGCGGTAGTGCTGCTCCACCAGCGGCACCAGCTCCTGGACCAGGTAGTCCTCGTAGCGACCGACGGCCGGCGAGTTCAGGTACTGGCTGCCCCCCAGGAAGGTGAAGCAGTCGGGCAGGGCGAAGACCGCCGGGCCGATCCGGCCCTCGGCGTAGAGCCGGCCCAGCCGCTCGGGCAGGTTCTCCTCCCACGGGTCGTAGTTGAGCAGGCGGGGGCCGGTTCCGCCGAAGCCCGAGAGCACCCAGATGCAGGGGACGGGGCCCGCCGGCAGCCCGTCGGGAGGAACCAGCACCCACAGGGAGCGCTCCACGGGGTCGTCCCAGGGGTTGCCCTCCAGCACGCGGCTGCGGTGGCGGTACTCGACGGCCTGGAAGGGCGGATAGAGGGACCGGTGCACGGATGGCATCACCTCGGTTCGCCGGGTCGTGGGGCCGCGGTCTACCGGGGCCGGGGGCGGCCTGGGCGGCTCCGGCGCACCCCCGGGTCAC
Proteins encoded in this window:
- a CDS encoding thiolase family protein translates to MGEPVLIGGVRTAFGRRDGVHRATRPDKLLSLALRGLVERTGLDPAAVDDVITGCVTQTGEQGANVGRLGVLLAGFPVRVPAVSLNRMCGSSQQAIHFAAQAVAAGDARYVIAAGVESMTRVPMFSDIRGGFETLNPELRERYELIHQGESAERIAERWGITRQEADAFSAESHRRASAAARAGKNREIVPVEGLDAEGNPVTVTRDEGIRDRIDPARMAALPTVFRPEGRGIVTAGNSSQISDGASAVLVADREAALADGLRPKARFRARVVVGDDPTMQLTAVIPATRLALQRAGLTLRDIDWIEINEAFATVVLAWAREFDPDMERVNPWGGAIAHGHPLGATGAGLMAKMLAGLEATGGQFGLQVMCIGHGMATATIIERLD
- a CDS encoding IS110 family transposase, with amino-acid sequence MLRVGIDQASQHHDVCLASAGQAPSYLRVPNDADGLEELLAAIRRREPDPAQVHVAIEGSGQGLFVAALLATGFQVYPVNPKAVDRYRDRLSPAGSKDDRRDALVLAEILRTDRHRLQPLRLESDTLRQLRVVYSHHQTLVEERTRLLNQLIACLRTYYPRALELFADLGRPVAWTFLRTFPTPAHFARARRSRIEKLLRQHRYPGVAAKTAELLELARKPQLPADPATVALWARRMLFLVDQLEAVGRELEACHQQLEALVQAHPDGDLFRSVKGIGTVLAAGVITVFGEDRQAVPSVRPVQCRSGTAPVTVRSGKTVRVRFRRACNKQARNTLQLLAQQLVLHHAWAREIYQAHRDRGRHYHEALRIVAHHALRVLFAMWRDRQPYDPTRFEAARRQRQEPKAA
- a CDS encoding AMP-binding enzyme, translated to MIALPDPKWIEAVTAVVVLKAGARATEEELIAHARQHLAPFKVPKRVIFVDDLPRNASGKILKRELRARFAGATGT
- a CDS encoding AMP-binding protein, which encodes MRLAADEPARSSPPPGSGGGAAGAASPAGDESLRRAMDRALRNTIGDALRRAARKHRDRIALHFGDRRWTYAELDAAATRLARWLKGRGLEPGDRVAALGRNSDTYVLLFLACARAGFVHVPINFMLTGRELLYIVNQSGSRALFFDAQLEPAVAEVRDQAVAEIYGTMESLLDAVRTPSAGSGTATAAVGDETDGGAFDGVREDQVVQLLYTSGTTAAPKGAMMTHRALMAEYLSCIVELDIQRHDRCLHALPLYHSAQMHVFLMPQLLVGATGWILSAPVPEVCLPLIARERITSMFAPPTVWINFLRHPDFDRHDLSSLKKLYYGASIMPVPVLQELRRRLPGVEVYNCYGQSEIAPLATVLRPEEHDARPASAGRPVLHVETRVVNPEMRDVPPGQLGEIVHRSPQLGGLLGQARGDGGGLPRRLVPLGGPGLHGRRGLPLRGGPHQGRDQHRRRPGGQPGGGGGPLHPPRRGRWR
- a CDS encoding long-chain fatty acid--CoA ligase; amino-acid sequence: MMDFPLTLLTIFRRAEALFGHREIVTRLPDKSFHRYTYRDFTQRARRLAVALQELGVGRGDRVATLMWNQYQHLEAYFGIPAAGAVLHTLNLRLHPSELAYIVQHAGDKVLIVDRTLLPLYQQFKDHVQLEHVIVVGGSVPAAAGPDGGTLLDYEELLAAADPSRYREPDLDEREAAAMCYTSGTTGRPKGVLYSHRALVLHSLGTALPDGVGIGEADCCLPVVPMFHANAWGMPFTATMVGAKQVFPGPHLDPVSLLEDFAQERVTVTAGVPTIWLGILQELDKNPGRWDLSSLRAMLIGGSAAPKGMIRGFQERHGLRVVHGWGMTETSPVGTISRLPADLAGAPADVQYEVRAKQGRPLPLVEIRARNEQGIVPWDGQTMGELEIRGPWIAAAYYNAPEAADRWTDDGWLRTGDIVTIDPRGFVEIKDRDKDLVKSGGEWISSVALENELMAHPAVAEAAVIAVHHPKWQERPLAVVVLKEGHTATKEELIEFLRPKFAKWWLPDDVVFVPEIPRTSTGKFLKAALRERFRDHLVAGG
- a CDS encoding CoA transferase, producing the protein MAAALALLLARERERDADRERRWEQERVPTRPQGDGADGGATPSPRYVEVSLAEAAHALAAPLRHGLTAPGGLLGGGLPLYRCYPARDGWVAVAALEPHFARRLLDELGPPGPGLPPGVEERLAAVFRRRPAAEWEAWARQRDLPLAAVRTGPGSGPAPAGRRRLTAPAPCLRREEVTRPDRRGNQPAGRSATPMSHTPGPAPALGIRGRPPREEDPSCCRDS
- a CDS encoding alpha/beta hydrolase; translated protein: MHRSLYPPFQAVEYRHRSRVLEGNPWDDPVERSLWVLVPPDGLPAGPVPCIWVLSGFGGTGPRLLNYDPWEENLPERLGRLYAEGRIGPAVFALPDCFTFLGGSQYLNSPAVGRYEDYLVQELVPLVEQHYRVRAHGVVGKSSGGYGAFIQAARHPELFRACACHSGDMAFEYCYLPDFPKFLRHLDQLGGLDAYLEAYRQMRARGQGPGGPWHASLNVLAMAACYSPDPEAPYGIALPVDLETGALRPEVWERWLALDPVRLAPRVAGALQSLRLLYVDCGRQDEFNLLWGARQLHRLLQQLGIPHVYEEFDGGHFGTAHRYDVSLPLLYRALAEA